In Ascaphus truei isolate aAscTru1 chromosome 2, aAscTru1.hap1, whole genome shotgun sequence, the genomic stretch tattaagattatctgttactgtgcatgcaatatcttgtatataatgtataccctgttaacttatgtaactatgtatttgtaaccatgtattatttgtcatcataactctctgcccaggacatacttgaaaacgagaggtaactctcaatgtattacttcctggtaaaacatttttataaataaattaactaGAAGCTTTTTCTTACTTTAGACTTTGATTTAGAAGACcctctttgttctgtcactaagtaactatagttAATCCTATGATCCTAATCTTTTAAGACCTCTCTATTGCATTGTCTTTTACTATTTAATTAATCTTTGAATTCAAACTCTTGCAACTCCGTAGACAAACATTTCTACACCTGCCTGTCTTCAGCTTATCTTTGCAGTGTCAGCTAATCATTTTCCAATATAAATTCTAGCATAATACTACATTTCTTATTTtaacatccaagagttcttaaggagataagttcagtaatagccaacccATTACCACAGGCTCCGTACCACAAgactggcgtaaagcagacgtggtgttTATATTTTAAAAGGGATTTACAGTAGATCACATCTGgggaattatagacctgtaagcTGAAGAGCTGATGATTTCAAgcctaaatattaattatgctatattcTACATATGtgttggctattactgaacttatctccttaagaactcttatttaattttatcaagctgaCTATGAATTTCTTACTCCGTTAAGATAATTAATCGTTTACTATACAATTACTGTTGAAATGTAtgcttccctggtaaacacagaggcaaagcatttgtttaatagctctgctttttccttatctccaataatttgcctgcccatctcacactgaaagggtcctatattctcTCTTCTAATTTGTGTGTTAagttacttaaagaacattttagggttgatcttactttctattgcaatccttttttccttTACAATTTTTGCtgatttgattgcccttttgcaacttttgttacattccttataattctgatacaatgccgTCGTCCCTTCTgattttaagaatctaaatgcctacCTGTTCCTTTGTATtttctcccctacctgtttatttatccacattggtttagacgtgtttcttttatatttattacctgaAGTTATACACTGatacgtgtgcttttctaacaatgttttaaagactgcccatttatattccacatttttccctgcaaaaacatcatcccaatttattcttgtagattattcctcaatttattaaaacCTGCCTTTCTATTATTTTGTCTTTGAACCCATATAATATgcttttgataatttatttcaaaggagaccatgttatgatcactgtttcccaaatgttcccacacttgaatatttgttaataCTTGTACATTGTTTTCAtgttaccaaatccagtattgcccctctcctggttggttcctccaTAATTACAATTATTTAATTGCCTTTTAGCAcctccaaaaacctgtttccttttgttgtaacgctaatctcattgccccagtctatgtctggataattaaaatcccccattatgcaaacgtGACCTAGTTTTGTTGCCTTCTCCATTtgaaaaagtattttggcttcttcaatctcacagatatttgggagTTTCTAGCCTATccttacaaacattttctttgtacttttacctccactgctcatttctatccacaaattatctacatttttattattcccttcataaacatcttcccttatacaggcataccccggtttaaggacactcactttaagtacactcgcgagtaagtacatatcgctcaataggtaaactgcatctcacgcatgcgcctgtcagcacgtcctgaacagtaataccggctccctacctgtacagaagctgtgcgcaagcggggagagtatagagcctgttacaaatgtgttatttacaagagttatgtatgtatatgacgattgcagtacatgcatcgataagtgggggggaaaagggagtgcttcactttaagtacattttcgctttacatacatgctccggtcccattgcgtacgttaatgcggggtatgcctgtaataggtTTTAGTTCCAgtttatcatttaaaaaaatctccatcacctcttctatttgcttgattATTTTGATCCATCCAAAAAAGGGAATAGTGGTTTGAAGAAACCATTTTCAAAGTAGATCTGGAGGGGCAAGAAGATGTGGATTAAGTTTTTGTTGTAGTCATTGTGCTGGTGGTGGAAATGGTGATAAATCCGATACAGTTAAATGGGTGAAAGGTCCTGCTGCTTGTGCACCTCCTACTCACATCAAGTATAAGCAATAGGCCACGGTCACTGAATCCCAATCTCACTGCTGAATGTCCACCTCCCCGCCCAGCCTAGCAGACACTGAACCTCCAGTTAAAAGATATAAAATGGGAAGTTCAGGTTAGCCTACGGTCCCGGCTACTGGTACAAGTAGTAACTATTACTAAAATTGCTAATGTGGAGAACAATGTTAATAATAAAACTGTAAGTTCTAGGGAAAAGCCAGGCCCACCACCACCGACACATGCGCCAGCTTCTGCTCTGCCTGTTACTGCTACCAAGTCCGCCATTATTTATTAATTTGCAAAAGGCACATCCTTCTCATCCCATTTAAAAACATTCATGAATGCGGAACAATCTCTGACATTGCTAGCACCAGGCTCTGAAGAGCTGTTAAAACAGATGACGAGGGAAAGTCACAGAGACTTGAGGACTGTGAAGAACAGGGGTGCTGACTTAATGCCGATTCATCCATGCAAATATCACTTGTTATGAATGAGGAGGATTCTGATGATGAGGATGTTGCTGCTGGACACGGTGATGTTGGGAAAGACTGTGATATTATGTGGTTGTGGCACTGgttggtgggggaagggggagatgatgatgaatttGAAAATGTTTCAGATGCAAGTGGTGATACTGTGATCATTGTTAACAATTGTGAAAATACAGAAGAATCACAAGGAAAGCAAACACTCTCTAAGTAGTAATAAGAACCCTCTATTCATTATTTAATATCCATCATCCATTGATGTTACCTTATCCGCATCAACACAGTCTTTTACACAGATGTCATCATCACTGGTACTATTGACCAGTCGTGCAGCAGTAAGACGTTTGGTAGACACGCACATTTTGTGTAGGCAGAGTTTGGAAGAAAAAGCACATACAGCATCTGATGTGTTGTCACAGGAGTGACTGCGGGACTCGAGTCCAGTATCTGGGACAGGCCAGCAGGCAACAATGGTCATtagacaagcagaggtcagaggcaggcagcaatgaccaagagagaggcagaggactGAAGCAGACAGCAGGCAGGTAGTGATGGGCAGCAAGTAGGTAGTGGAGGTTAGTAAGCAAGACTAGGTCAAAGAAAGCAGAGGAGCAACATAGTAAATCCCATTATGGTCTGTCAATCGAGCAACAACCAAATAACATGGGGCAGGTTTCAGTTTCAATGTTCCATATTTTGTCAGTTTACGTGGGTCTTACGGCAGAAGATTACCTGGGCAGTGTAGTCACTACATCCCTTAGAttgctctccagggcagggatttccgttcctattgtctgattgtgttttattgtattataattccctgtactgtattgtttctgcTGTAAAGCGCAAAGTACACTGCAggccttatataaataaagacatacatacataggcatctacagtatctttacGCTATAGGTTGCTGTCTGGTTTAGTTGATATTATTAACGCACTAATATGATAGACCAGGAGTTCCTTAAGTTTACTTCTCATGGACATTTTCAATGTTAATAATCATTTGGAAGATAGTACATGTATCCTTAAATAATGAATTCAGTAATTaatacaagttatatatgtatcaaaattaTTTAACTGAGAGCTGCTACAAATAAATTTCATGTCGGGGCCCATCACCAAAGTCATTAGGGGCCACTGGATGTCCATGGGCCACACTTTTAAAACCCTGGGTGAAGAGAACATTTAGTTAATTAAGTATTGGAAAGAAAATGATtgtgttttggatttgtaatttgcattcagtaatttgatttacagattgaaaacatttgttctgtattttttgtttacttctgttagagaACAACCTGAATGGGGAACAGAACTTCAGCTCTGATGCATCCAGAAGCTGTCTGACTACTCGCAGCCCAGAAGTGCCAAAAAACAATGATTCCTGCCACATTTTGGAAATGTACAGGGAACCAGTGCCACGTGATGGTGAAATTACAGACCTTGTACAGCACACAGTGGAGACGGACCCTAAATATGGGTCCAGCAAAAGGAATGAGTGCGATTTAAGTAGTAACCATGGTTCTCAGCCTTTTCtctgttgtcagtgtggcaaaagcttctcactggacagggacctgctcacacacctttgtgtcccTGCTACAGagcaaacctttacatgtacagatgGTGGGAGCAGTTTCTCACTGAAGGAGAAACTTCTTTCACACCAGATGAGTCAGACAGCAGTGAATCATTTTACTTGTgcagtgtgtgggaaacagttaAGTAGTAAGTGGGGCCTCCTcttacaccagaggattcatacaggggagaaaccattcacatgttcagagtgtgggaaacaatttagtattaagaacaacctcctcagacaccagatgactcatacaggggagaaaccattcacatgtgcagagtgtagtaaaagcttttctcagaagACTATGTTCCTCAACCATGTGCGGATTCATACAGgcgagaaaccattcacatgtacagagtgtgggaaacaattcacagttaagAACAGTCTCCTCACACACCaaatgactcatacaggggagaaaccattcacatgtacagagtgtagtaaaagcttttctcggaaggAGGACCTCCTTCGACATGaacggattcatacaggggagaaaccattcacatgtacagagtgtgggaaacaattcagtacgaAGAGCAAACTCCTCATGcatcagaggattcatacaggggagaaaccattcacatgtacagaatgtGGGAAAAAATTCAGTATTGGGAGcagcctcctcagacaccagatgactcatacaggggagaaatcATTCACCTGTACAgattgtgggaaaagcttttctcaAAAGAGCCACCTCCTCACACACCACAGGATTCATACAGCAGGGAAACCACTCGCATGTAGAGAGTGTGGGAAAGAATTCAGTATTGAAagccacctcctcagacaccaaaGGATTCATTCACAGGAGACGGAAGAAACCATTTCCATGTACATAGTATCGGGAAAGCTTTTCACAGGTAATCAGCCTCCTTACACATGAGAGGATTCATACATGAGAAAACATTTATTGTTCAGAGAAGGGTTGGGCAATTGACCGGTAGCATAGTAATACTTCAGTAATAAAAATGGCCGGTATCTCAATACTTCCCATTTCTTATTGCCATGGTATTACTATCTGTGGCT encodes the following:
- the LOC142488411 gene encoding uncharacterized protein LOC142488411 isoform X1 is translated as MGPSPCSVELQDVPARHSCHPTNTDQRTSCSTPRAALPTASTSRAALPTASTSRAALPTASTSRAALPTASTSRAALPTASMDPHLLSFPVVVPERLEIKSEKEEANTEEHLTPIKSETVPFAVSENNLNGEQNFSSDASRSCLTTRSPEVPKNNDSCHILEMYREPVPRDGEITDLVQHTVETDPKYGSSKRNECDLSSNHGSQPFLCCQCGKSFSLDRDLLTHLCVPATEQTFTCTDGGSSFSLKEKLLSHQMSQTAVNHFTCAVCGKQLSSKWGLLLHQRIHTGEKPFTCSECGKQFSIKNNLLRHQMTHTGEKPFTCAECSKSFSQKTMFLNHVRIHTGEKPFTCTECGKQFTVKNSLLTHQMTHTGEKPFTCTECSKSFSRKEDLLRHERIHTGEKPFTCTECGKQFSTKSKLLMHQRIHTGEKPFTCTECGKKFSIGSSLLRHQMTHTGEKSFTCTDCGKSFSQKSHLLTHHRIHTAGKPLACRECGKEFSIESHLLRHQRIHSQETEETISMYIVSGKLFTGNQPPYT
- the LOC142488411 gene encoding uncharacterized protein LOC142488411 isoform X3, with the protein product MDPHLLSFPVVVPERLEIKSEKEEANTEEHLTPIKSETVPFAVSENNLNGEQNFSSDASRSCLTTRSPEVPKNNDSCHILEMYREPVPRDGEITDLVQHTVETDPKYGSSKRNECDLSSNHGSQPFLCCQCGKSFSLDRDLLTHLCVPATEQTFTCTDGGSSFSLKEKLLSHQMSQTAVNHFTCAVCGKQLSSKWGLLLHQRIHTGEKPFTCSECGKQFSIKNNLLRHQMTHTGEKPFTCAECSKSFSQKTMFLNHVRIHTGEKPFTCTECGKQFTVKNSLLTHQMTHTGEKPFTCTECSKSFSRKEDLLRHERIHTGEKPFTCTECGKQFSTKSKLLMHQRIHTGEKPFTCTECGKKFSIGSSLLRHQMTHTGEKSFTCTDCGKSFSQKSHLLTHHRIHTAGKPLACRECGKEFSIESHLLRHQRIHSQETEETISMYIVSGKLFTGNQPPYT
- the LOC142488411 gene encoding uncharacterized protein LOC142488411 isoform X2, which produces MEETTLEDWHVHSCHPTNTDQRTSCSTPRAALPTASTSRAALPTASTSRAALPTASTSRAALPTASTSRAALPTASMDPHLLSFPVVVPERLEIKSEKEEANTEEHLTPIKSETVPFAVSENNLNGEQNFSSDASRSCLTTRSPEVPKNNDSCHILEMYREPVPRDGEITDLVQHTVETDPKYGSSKRNECDLSSNHGSQPFLCCQCGKSFSLDRDLLTHLCVPATEQTFTCTDGGSSFSLKEKLLSHQMSQTAVNHFTCAVCGKQLSSKWGLLLHQRIHTGEKPFTCSECGKQFSIKNNLLRHQMTHTGEKPFTCAECSKSFSQKTMFLNHVRIHTGEKPFTCTECGKQFTVKNSLLTHQMTHTGEKPFTCTECSKSFSRKEDLLRHERIHTGEKPFTCTECGKQFSTKSKLLMHQRIHTGEKPFTCTECGKKFSIGSSLLRHQMTHTGEKSFTCTDCGKSFSQKSHLLTHHRIHTAGKPLACRECGKEFSIESHLLRHQRIHSQETEETISMYIVSGKLFTGNQPPYT